The following coding sequences are from one Oncorhynchus kisutch isolate 150728-3 linkage group LG23, Okis_V2, whole genome shotgun sequence window:
- the chchd10 gene encoding coiled-coil-helix-coiled-coil-helix domain-containing protein 10, mitochondrial, whose product MARGSRSASHSSAPASSAPTYHPPSQNSPSPVAPVPSALAVPAAPQGPGLMAQMATTAAGVAVGSAMGHVMGSALTGAFSGGSPETARPTASTYQEAPRPASSQPGPCMFEVRQFLDCATTQADLSLCEGFNEALKQCKGSHGVTSLV is encoded by the exons ATGGCAAGAGGGAGTCGCAGTGCTAGTCATTCTTCGGCACCAGCCAG cTCAGCTCCGACCTATCATCCCCCGTCCCAAAATTCCCCGTCCCCAGTCGCTCCAGTCCCATCAGCCCTGGCTGTTCCTGCCGCACCCCAAGGACCCGGCCTAATGGCCCAGATGGCCACCACCGCGGCCGGGGTGGCAGTGGGCTCTGCCATGGGCCATGTCATGGGCAGTGCCCTCACCGGCGCCTTCAGTGGTGGCAGCCCTGAGACAGCCAGACCCACCGCCAGCACATACCAG GAGGCCCCTCGACCTGCCTCATCCCAGCCGGGCCCATGCATGTTTGAGGTGCGGCAGTTCCTGGACTGCGCCACCACTCAGGCTGACCTCAGCTTGTGTGAGGGCTTCAACGAGGCCCTCAAACAGTGCAAGGGCTCACACG GTGTGACATCACTGGTTTGA
- the LOC109868440 gene encoding uncharacterized protein LOC109868440 → MSKIRLFRVFLNQRLKAAAEEIFEVVEQTIAEHQGEFVRTKKENDRLQKLLDIVIKPEIKVHRADLQQLIVSKEAVPPEQQHCEKEWSPNLGQEVKEEQEELRTSQVEKQLQGLEEEFIFSPAFVKSHYDQVSSWTSHFPSTSNEQINTESDGEDYRLFEPTSDYQTLAAVNLDCSVANSMGSLVCHMKMHAKDADDSGVCEKKR, encoded by the exons ATGTCTAAAATACGGTTGTTCAGAGTGTTTCTTAACCAGCGATTAAAAGCGGCTGCTGAGGAGATATTCGAGGTAGTTGAACAAACGATAGCAGAGCACCAGGGAGAATTTGTCCGTACAAAGAAGGAGAACGACCGTCTACAGAAACTGCTGGATATCGTTATTAAACCTGAAATTAAGGTACACCGAGCAG aCCTCCAGCAGCTCATTGTCTCTAAGGAAGCGGTTCCCCCTGAGCAGCAACACTGTGAGAAGGAATGGAGCCCCAATCTGGGGCAGGAGGTAAAAGAGGAACAGGAAGAACTCCGGACCAGTCAAGTGGAAAAGCAGCTTCAAGGGCTGGAGGAAGAGTTCATATTCTCTCCTGCCTTTGTGAAAAGTCACTATGATCAGGTTTCAAGTTGGACCTCACATTTTCCCAGCACCTCAAATGAACAGATCAACACAGAATCTGATGGAGAGGACTACAGATTATTTGAACCAACCAGTGACTACCAGACCCTCGCTGCAGTTAATCTAGACTGTTCTGTAGCTAACTCCATGGGTTCTCTAGTTTGTCATATGAAAATGCATGCGAAGGACGCAGACGATAGTGGTGTGTGTGAAAAAAAACGTTGA